In a single window of the Tiliqua scincoides isolate rTilSci1 chromosome 15, rTilSci1.hap2, whole genome shotgun sequence genome:
- the BGLAP gene encoding osteocalcin, which yields MGSRDFRGDTKQAVEGEASANAVAAADNMKTLILVGFLTVAVLCLCQGDDSAHSNSAADSPSSEAFISRRDSAEVVKRNKRHYGRFYDIIAAGFAPPPSRTPDPLEPYRETCEYNPSCDELADHIGFHEAYRRYYGPLP from the exons ATGGGCAGCAGGGATTTCAGAGGGGACACAAAGCAAGCAGTCGAGGGAGAAGCATCCGCGAACGCCGTAGCTGCAGCAGACAACATGAAGACGCTAATCCTGGTCGGCTTCCTGACGGTGGCCGTGCTGTGCCTTTGCCAGGGAG ATGACTCTGCTCACTCCAACAGCGCCGCTGACTCGCCCAGCTCTGAAG CTTTCATCTCCAGGCGAGACAGCGCTGAAGTGGTGAAGCGCAACAAGAGGCACTATGGCAG GTTCTATGACATCATCGCTGCTGGCTTTGCCCCTCCTCCATCCCGCACACCGGACCCCCTCGAGCCCTACAGAGAGACCTGCGAGTACAACCCATCCTGCGATGAGTTGGCTGACCATATTGGTTTCCACGAAGCCTATCGGAGGTACTATGGGCCTCTGCCATGA
- the PMF1 gene encoding polyamine-modulated factor 1, whose amino-acid sequence MAAAAAAAAGREDAEPDRARLFSLVADTFLEKISEAGSYRRFASCYSRFYRAQPELTRCIYDQFMGRLQASFREEIQELKQEGNLEALFGTLDKLVEEAKDRETPAWRPSGMPEEDVRSAVVPYLLKQHRFLQKSLKEKEEVNARLAETVLAGRKRIADLQEEIQKRRAAWQAIAQEGREIADSLEELQGDSAGFQQRDPFLPEERR is encoded by the exons atggcggcggcggcggcggcagcggcgggcaGGGAGGACGCGGAGCCCGATCGGGCGCGGCTCTTCAGCCTGGTCGCCGACACCTTCCTGGAGAAGATCAGCGAGGCCGGCAG CTACCGGAGGTTTGCCAGCTGTTACAGCCGGTTCTACAGAGCGCAGCCTGAGCTCACCAGGTGCATCTACGATCAGTTCATGGGCCGGCTGCAGGCTTCCTTCCGG GAGGAGATCCAGGAGCTGAAGCAAGAAGGGAATCTGGAGGCCCTCTTTGGAACACTAGACAAGCTGGTGGAGGAAGCCAAGGACAGGGAGACGCCTGCCTG GCGCCCGAGTGGGATGCCGGAGGAAGATGTTCGCAGCGCCGTCGTGCCCTATCTCCTAAAGCAGCACAGATTCCTCCAGAAGTCcctgaaagagaaggaggaggtgaaCGCCAGGCTGGCAGAGACTGTGCTGGCCGGCCGGAAGAGAATCGCAGACCTGCAAGAGGAGATCCAGAAGCGCAGGGCAGCCTGGCAG GCAATTGCACAGGAGGGCCGAGAGATTGCAGACTCGCTTGAGGAGCTCCAGGGAGACTCGGCTGGCTTCCAGCAAAGGGACCCTTTTCTTCCTGAGGAGAGACGCTGA
- the LOC136635112 gene encoding solute carrier family 25 member 44: MEDKRNIQIIEWEHLDKRKFYVFGVCMTMMIRVSVYPFTLIRTRLQVQKGKSLYNGTFDAFVKILRAEGAAGLYRGFLVNTFTLISGQCYVTTYELTRKYVSRYNNNNAVKSLVAGGSASLVAQSITVPIDVVSQHLMMQRKGESMGRFRVQQAADGKRLLVFGQTRDIIAQIFRADGLRGFYRGYVASLLTYIPNSAVWWPFYHFYAEQLSSLTPKDCPHLLLQAISGPLAAATASTLTNPMDVIRARVQVEGKSSIILTFKQLLAEEGPWGLTKGLSARIISATPSTIVIVVGYETLKKLSLRPELVDSRHW; this comes from the exons ATGGAGGACAAGCGCAACATCCAGATCATCGAGTGGGAGCACCTGGACAAGCGGAAGTTCTACGTCTTTGGTGTCTGCATGACCATGATGATCCGGGTCAGCGTCTACCCCTTCACGCTCATCCGGACACGACTGCAGGTCCAGAAGGGGAAGAGCCTCTACAACGGGACCTTTGACGCCTTCGTGAAGATTCTGCGCGCGGAGGGGGCGGCCGGGCTGTATCGCGGCTTCCTGGTCAACACCTTCACGCTCATCTCGGGCCAGTGCTACGTGACCACCTACGAGCTCACCCGCAAGTACGTCTCCcgctacaacaacaacaacgccGTGAAGTCGCTGGTGGCCGGCGGGTCGGCCTCCCTGGTGGCCCAGAGCATCACGGTGCCCATCGACGTGGTCTCCCAGCACCTGATGATGCAGCGCAAGGGCGAGAGCATGGGCCGCTTCCGGGTGCAGCAGGCCGCCGACGGCAAGCGGCTCCTGGTCTTTGGCCAGACGCGGGACATCATTGCGCAGATCTTCCGGGCCGACGGACTGCGGGGCTTCTACCGGGGCTACGTGGCCTCCCTGCTCACCTATATTCCCAACAGTGCCGTCTGGTGGCCCTTCTACCACTTCTACGCAG AACAGCTCTCCAGCCTGACGCCCAAGGACTGCCCGCACCTGCTCCTGCAAGCCATCTCCGGACCGCTGGCGGCCGCAACGGCCTCCACCCTCACCAACCCCATGGACGTCATCCGGGCCCGTGTGCAG GTGGAAGGCAAGAGCTCCATCATCCTGACCTTCAAGCAGCTGCTGGCAGAGGAGGGTCCCTGGGGGCTGACCAAGGGCCTGTCTGCCCGCATCATCTCTGCCACCCCGTCGACCATCGTCATTGTAGTGGGCTACGAGACCCTGAAGAAGCTGAGCCTCCGCCCTGAGCTGGTGGACTCCCGGCACTGGTAG